Proteins found in one Planctomycetes bacterium MalM25 genomic segment:
- the efp gene encoding Elongation factor P, which produces MGTVNTSDFRKGLKVQIDGVPYLMVEMNFRKPGKGTALYECKMKNLLRNTVVDRTYRAGQTLEEADVMEFTAQYLYRQGEDFVFMNNQDYEQYELAADKVGDTAKFLKENMDCQVMTFNGNPIAVVAPNHVVLQVEFAEPAPKGNTATGVQKPVKLETGAEILAPAFINTGDWLRVDTRTGEYVERTNAPE; this is translated from the coding sequence GTGGGAACGGTCAACACCAGCGATTTCCGAAAGGGTCTCAAGGTTCAGATCGACGGGGTGCCTTACCTCATGGTCGAGATGAACTTCCGCAAACCGGGCAAGGGGACCGCGCTGTACGAGTGCAAGATGAAGAACCTCTTGCGGAACACCGTCGTCGACCGGACCTACCGTGCAGGTCAGACACTGGAAGAAGCGGATGTCATGGAGTTTACCGCCCAATATCTCTATCGCCAGGGCGAAGACTTCGTGTTCATGAACAACCAGGACTACGAGCAGTACGAGTTGGCCGCCGACAAGGTTGGCGACACGGCCAAGTTCCTGAAAGAGAATATGGACTGCCAAGTGATGACCTTCAACGGCAACCCGATCGCCGTGGTCGCCCCGAACCACGTCGTACTGCAGGTCGAGTTCGCCGAGCCCGCCCCAAAGGGCAATACGGCCACCGGCGTGCAGAAACCGGTCAAGCTGGAGACCGGAGCGGAGATCCTCGCCCCGGCATTCATCAATACCGGAGATTGGTTACGAGTCGATACCCGCACCGGTGAGTACGTCGAACGGACCAACGCCCCCGAGTGA
- the epmB gene encoding L-lysine 2,3-aminomutase, producing MLRDPNENLGELRCSTGPEPPALAGPESLADRGGVVRPTPNDSASEPDWRRALGDAVRDPFELCGLLDLPAELAEPAAAVNFPLLVPRGFIRRMQPGDPNDPLLLQVLPSPQELDEGNLPSDAVGDLQANPQPGLLHKYQGRALLILGGSCAVNCRYCFRRHFPYEESPRSEAGWAPALDYLQQEPSIHEVILSGGDPLINGDTRLERLFNKLASIEHLQTVRIHTRLPIVLPERVTVRLAQLLRDTRLNAVVVLHTNHANEIDSHVVDAAKRLLSSGALLFNQSVLLRGVNDSVQSLVDLSHKLIAIGVTPYYLHQIDRVPGSAHYETSSDHGVQLIGKMRKLLPGYAIPRFVQEVAGRPHKVVLA from the coding sequence ATGCTAAGGGACCCGAACGAGAACCTGGGCGAACTGCGGTGCTCGACGGGCCCTGAACCCCCTGCCCTCGCAGGTCCGGAAAGTCTAGCCGACCGTGGAGGAGTTGTCCGCCCCACGCCGAACGATTCTGCCTCGGAGCCCGACTGGCGCCGCGCCCTGGGCGACGCTGTTCGCGACCCCTTCGAGCTCTGCGGACTGCTTGACCTGCCTGCTGAGTTGGCAGAGCCCGCCGCCGCGGTCAATTTCCCGCTGCTGGTCCCGCGCGGATTCATCCGCCGAATGCAGCCCGGAGATCCTAATGACCCGCTGCTTCTCCAGGTGCTCCCAAGCCCACAAGAGCTAGACGAGGGCAACCTGCCCTCCGACGCCGTAGGCGACTTGCAAGCCAACCCACAACCCGGCCTGCTGCACAAGTATCAGGGCCGGGCGCTCCTGATCCTGGGTGGTTCCTGCGCCGTGAACTGCCGGTACTGCTTCCGGCGTCACTTCCCATATGAGGAGAGCCCCCGCAGTGAAGCGGGGTGGGCGCCGGCCTTGGATTACTTGCAGCAAGAGCCCTCGATCCACGAAGTGATCCTGAGTGGCGGCGATCCTCTGATCAACGGCGACACCCGCCTCGAGCGATTATTCAACAAGCTAGCGAGCATCGAACATCTGCAGACGGTGCGCATCCACACGAGGCTCCCCATCGTTCTCCCGGAACGCGTCACGGTCCGACTTGCACAGCTGCTGCGTGACACTCGACTGAACGCGGTGGTTGTCCTTCACACGAATCATGCAAACGAAATCGATTCGCACGTTGTCGATGCGGCCAAACGGCTTCTATCTTCGGGCGCCCTCCTGTTCAATCAGAGTGTTCTGTTGCGCGGGGTCAACGACTCGGTCCAGTCACTTGTTGACTTGAGCCATAAGCTGATCGCGATCGGCGTCACCCCCTACTACCTGCATCAGATCGACCGCGTGCCAGGCTCAGCGCACTACGAGACGTCCTCCGACCACGGCGTTCAGCTTATCGGAAAGATGCGAAAGCTCCTGCCCGGGTATGCGATCCCGCGCTTCGTACAGGAAGTGGCTGGGCGCCCCCACAAGGTGGTGTTGGCATGA
- the cfr gene encoding Ribosomal RNA large subunit methyltransferase Cfr, giving the protein MIRSKVSFYNLSEVDRLSRTLRIDPQMLRHSRIAFYKKSLGFEGALACLPQDVRGSFAESVEFHTLRDRQRFDSNIDHATKWVSRTDAGLAIETVVLMPATGRVALCVSSQVGCAAACEFCATGRMGIARNLTAAEILDQITLANEELRPEGKRVRNIVFMGMGEPMHNEAVLQESLATLQEPTAFDHPASRLLVSTVGVPEPLVRTAELHPRVNYAISLHAADQAVRERIIPLAKKHSLIEIRAAIERLNTVQPAKTLVMIEYLMLDGVNDTQDAADALIRWLTGLRVHVNLIPYNRVDHADHLASSPRSRIEAFGGQLRAEGFPTTIRYSLGRDIDAACGQLVQSENRRIAQELQLNQANGRD; this is encoded by the coding sequence ATGATCCGATCCAAAGTCTCCTTCTACAACTTGTCGGAAGTCGATCGCCTGAGTCGTACGCTGCGGATCGATCCACAGATGCTGCGTCACTCACGGATCGCGTTCTACAAGAAAAGCCTCGGCTTCGAAGGCGCTCTAGCCTGCCTTCCCCAGGACGTTCGCGGAAGCTTCGCCGAGTCGGTCGAGTTCCACACGCTTCGCGATAGGCAGCGATTCGACTCCAACATCGATCATGCAACCAAGTGGGTCTCGCGGACCGACGCCGGCCTGGCGATCGAGACGGTCGTCTTGATGCCGGCTACCGGCCGTGTTGCGCTGTGCGTTTCGAGCCAAGTCGGTTGCGCTGCCGCCTGTGAGTTCTGCGCCACGGGGCGTATGGGCATCGCACGCAACCTGACCGCAGCAGAGATCCTTGATCAGATCACTCTCGCGAACGAAGAGCTCCGCCCCGAGGGCAAACGCGTTCGCAACATTGTCTTCATGGGCATGGGCGAGCCGATGCACAACGAGGCGGTTCTGCAAGAGTCTCTGGCGACCCTGCAAGAACCAACCGCCTTCGATCATCCAGCGTCCCGGCTGCTCGTGAGCACTGTGGGCGTCCCCGAACCACTGGTCCGCACGGCCGAGTTGCATCCCCGAGTCAATTACGCCATCAGCCTCCATGCCGCGGATCAGGCGGTGAGAGAACGGATCATCCCACTCGCGAAGAAGCATTCTCTGATCGAGATCCGCGCTGCAATCGAGAGGCTCAACACGGTCCAACCCGCAAAGACCCTTGTGATGATCGAGTACCTCATGCTCGATGGCGTCAACGACACACAAGACGCCGCGGACGCGCTCATCCGATGGCTCACCGGACTCCGCGTCCATGTGAACCTGATCCCGTACAACCGAGTTGACCACGCCGACCACCTTGCCTCATCGCCGCGGAGCCGGATCGAAGCCTTTGGCGGTCAGCTCCGCGCCGAGGGGTTTCCGACCACGATACGCTACTCGCTTGGTCGCGACATCGATGCCGCCTGTGGCCAGCTGGTTCAGAGCGAAAATCGACGCATTGCCCAGGAGCTACAGCTTAATCAGGCGAACGGTAGAGACTAG
- a CDS encoding Phage portal protein, lambda family, translating to MGEATATQRLLQLESRLLETFDGLWADYVDPREAYAGDDVGLWEPVGLPSDRGVRATLSGARLAEVRADCRRLALTNEFAINGHENRISYIVGSGHVYHATVRKGQDASIDLANQTQQVVDEFLEENAWHDRQQEIVRRLDRDGEVFLRYFPDGHGMTRVRFIEPDQVAPPEGASTQLAAGQGVVTDDRDVETVLGYYVDGQQIDAREIQHRKANVDRNVRRGLPLYTPVRANLRRAEKLLRNMSVVAEIQSAIALIRKHRSASRVGVEQFVADRSSATALDRSGRTKRVTEYGPGTILDAPAGLEYDFPATGIDAASYVAILQAELRAIASRLVMPEFMFTSDASNASYASTLVAEGPAFKMFERSQAAMIEQDRRVMRVVIDNAIHAGRLPVEVTSTIELQIIAPTLQSRDRASDAAVDEIAHRNGVLSTQTWSQRLGLDYDQEQQNRRVHSEHGEAPPSK from the coding sequence ATGGGCGAAGCGACCGCGACGCAGCGCTTGCTGCAACTCGAGAGCCGATTGCTCGAAACCTTTGATGGCTTGTGGGCCGACTACGTCGATCCACGCGAAGCCTACGCCGGCGATGACGTAGGTCTCTGGGAGCCGGTCGGCTTGCCCTCGGATCGAGGCGTCCGCGCGACGTTATCGGGAGCGCGGTTGGCGGAGGTTCGTGCCGATTGCCGCCGACTGGCGCTGACGAATGAATTCGCCATCAACGGCCATGAGAACCGGATCAGCTACATCGTTGGTTCCGGCCACGTCTACCACGCGACGGTCCGCAAGGGCCAGGACGCCTCGATCGATCTCGCCAATCAGACCCAGCAGGTCGTTGACGAGTTCTTGGAGGAGAACGCCTGGCACGACCGGCAGCAGGAGATCGTCCGGCGGCTCGATCGGGACGGGGAAGTCTTTCTTCGCTACTTCCCCGACGGACACGGTATGACACGCGTGCGGTTCATCGAACCGGATCAAGTGGCGCCACCGGAGGGGGCCTCCACGCAGCTAGCCGCCGGGCAGGGAGTCGTCACCGACGATCGCGACGTCGAGACGGTCCTCGGCTACTACGTCGATGGTCAGCAGATCGACGCCCGAGAGATCCAGCACCGCAAGGCGAACGTCGACCGCAATGTGAGGCGCGGACTGCCACTCTACACCCCAGTGCGGGCCAACCTTCGCCGGGCGGAGAAGCTGCTTCGCAACATGAGTGTGGTCGCAGAAATTCAGTCGGCGATCGCGCTGATCCGCAAGCACCGTAGCGCGTCTCGTGTCGGTGTCGAGCAGTTCGTTGCGGATCGTTCCTCCGCGACCGCGCTCGACCGCTCTGGCCGTACGAAACGAGTCACCGAGTACGGCCCCGGCACGATTCTCGACGCCCCGGCTGGCCTCGAGTACGACTTCCCCGCCACCGGCATCGACGCGGCGAGTTACGTGGCGATCTTGCAGGCGGAGCTGCGAGCGATCGCCTCACGCCTGGTTATGCCGGAGTTCATGTTCACGTCCGACGCCTCGAACGCCAGCTACGCCTCGACCCTCGTGGCCGAAGGACCCGCCTTCAAGATGTTCGAGCGGTCCCAGGCGGCGATGATCGAGCAGGACCGGCGAGTGATGCGAGTCGTGATCGACAACGCGATCCATGCGGGACGTTTGCCAGTCGAAGTGACAAGCACGATCGAGCTGCAGATCATTGCGCCTACGCTGCAGAGCCGTGACCGTGCATCCGATGCGGCGGTGGATGAGATCGCACATCGCAACGGCGTCCTCTCAACTCAAACCTGGAGTCAGCGCCTCGGCCTCGACTACGACCAGGAGCAACAGAATCGGCGAGTGCATTCAGAACACGGCGAGGCGCCGCCGTCGAAGTAA
- a CDS encoding Terminase-like family protein, whose amino-acid sequence MDSSTAAEARVARVLHAAIGQAFSKDPIDPHGDPDQSLLLWAQHYLPNHFRKSPSALHGWLAQQMDRMRTERGAKVNVVGPRGAAKSTVATLAGVLRSAVEADEPYIWIISDTKSQAQAHLENVKAELIENERLAEAYPATVGRGPRWRSAGVELRNGVVIEAYGVGQRLRGRRRRANRPSLILCDDLQNDQHIVSPVLRESSTEWFHGALMKSGTKRTNVVNVATALHRDALAMRLTKAPGWRSRTFQSIVRWPDAMELWRDWETIYCDSQKPNAADEAQAFYERNRQEMNRGAEVLWPDEEDLYTLMRLRLEGGHGAFEREKQGSPSDPERCEWPESYFEDSVWFDDWPERLTLRVIALDPSKGNDARHGDYSAIVLLGVDGDGVLHVEADLARRPVAQMVADSVARCRAFRPDAFGVEANQWQQLLAGEFVAESHRQGLPGRSPCEIHNHTNKAVRIQRLGPYLSQRRLRFKRGSDSTALLVDQLREFPVGSHDDGPDALEMALRLAEEVWRTREDESGFEFDTL is encoded by the coding sequence ATGGATTCCAGCACCGCAGCCGAGGCCCGGGTGGCCCGGGTGCTGCACGCGGCGATCGGGCAGGCTTTTTCGAAAGACCCCATCGATCCCCACGGCGACCCCGACCAGTCGTTGCTCCTGTGGGCGCAACATTACCTCCCGAATCACTTCCGGAAATCCCCCTCAGCGTTGCACGGATGGCTGGCTCAGCAGATGGACCGCATGCGGACCGAACGGGGCGCGAAAGTGAATGTTGTCGGGCCTCGCGGCGCTGCCAAGTCAACCGTCGCCACCCTCGCCGGCGTGCTGCGTAGCGCGGTCGAAGCGGACGAACCGTACATCTGGATCATCTCCGATACCAAATCCCAAGCCCAGGCGCACCTCGAGAACGTGAAGGCTGAGTTGATAGAGAACGAGCGACTCGCCGAAGCCTACCCGGCAACGGTAGGACGTGGCCCGCGCTGGCGATCCGCGGGGGTCGAGCTCCGCAACGGGGTGGTCATTGAGGCGTATGGCGTTGGCCAACGTCTCCGCGGGCGCCGGCGTCGGGCCAACCGCCCCTCTCTGATCCTGTGTGATGACCTGCAGAACGACCAGCACATCGTGTCGCCTGTGCTGCGCGAGAGCTCGACAGAATGGTTCCACGGCGCCCTCATGAAGTCGGGAACGAAGCGGACCAATGTCGTCAACGTGGCGACCGCTTTGCACCGCGATGCGCTCGCCATGAGGCTAACCAAAGCACCTGGTTGGCGGTCGCGCACGTTCCAGTCGATTGTCCGCTGGCCCGACGCGATGGAGCTCTGGCGAGACTGGGAGACGATCTACTGCGACTCCCAGAAACCGAACGCTGCCGATGAGGCTCAGGCGTTCTACGAGCGGAATCGTCAGGAGATGAACCGCGGCGCTGAAGTGCTGTGGCCCGATGAAGAGGACTTGTACACGCTCATGCGGTTGAGGCTTGAAGGGGGGCACGGCGCGTTCGAGCGTGAGAAACAAGGCTCCCCATCAGATCCGGAGCGATGCGAATGGCCCGAGTCCTACTTCGAGGACTCGGTCTGGTTCGATGATTGGCCAGAGCGACTCACCCTGCGGGTGATTGCCCTCGACCCGAGCAAAGGGAACGACGCCCGACACGGGGATTACTCGGCAATTGTACTGTTGGGAGTCGATGGCGACGGGGTCCTGCACGTCGAGGCGGATCTCGCGAGACGCCCGGTCGCTCAGATGGTCGCCGACAGCGTGGCCCGTTGCCGGGCGTTCCGACCGGACGCCTTCGGTGTCGAAGCGAACCAGTGGCAGCAGTTGCTCGCCGGTGAGTTCGTCGCCGAGAGCCATCGCCAGGGATTGCCGGGTCGGTCGCCGTGCGAGATCCACAACCACACGAACAAGGCGGTCCGTATCCAGAGGCTCGGTCCGTACCTGTCGCAGCGACGCCTCCGGTTCAAACGAGGGTCGGATTCAACAGCGCTGCTTGTCGATCAGCTGCGAGAGTTCCCAGTCGGTTCTCACGACGATGGACCCGACGCTCTGGAGATGGCGCTCCGCCTCGCCGAGGAGGTTTGGCGGACCCGCGAGGATGAATCGGGTTTCGAGTTCGACACGCTCTAA
- a CDS encoding Endonuclease/Exonuclease/phosphatase family protein, with protein sequence MQRLFSLALLAALLGGGWTVLQKVTPQQVQRAVETARGAMRNASLPGVAPTGQSPQQPVYGAPAPSAPVFGPPPQATQGPTVRIASFNIQTFGKSKASKPYVMQALAQIVRGFDVIAIQEIRTQDDRFIPNFLRDYVNTGGAVYDAKVSPRLGRTSSTEQYAFIYNTATIMAHPTFCAVVPDPEDRLHREPYAALFRTTIVEPHKPFTFTLINTHTDPDEIPEELDALYYVYRQVQRSAIGQATEDDVILLGDLNTKVPASSPHKPNPSARPLTPKDLGLLSQVPGVSPLIRQQATNTHGTRLHDNILIPSLATVEFTGRYGVLDMRTQLGYSLTKEQALMISDHQPVWGEFSAIEGGGYRTAARR encoded by the coding sequence GTGCAGCGTCTGTTTTCCTTAGCCCTGTTGGCCGCTCTCCTTGGGGGAGGGTGGACGGTGCTGCAGAAAGTCACGCCCCAGCAGGTGCAGCGTGCGGTCGAAACCGCGCGCGGGGCGATGCGGAACGCGTCGCTGCCCGGCGTGGCGCCAACGGGACAGTCCCCACAGCAGCCCGTCTACGGCGCGCCGGCCCCATCCGCCCCGGTCTTCGGACCGCCCCCCCAAGCGACCCAGGGGCCGACGGTCCGGATTGCTTCGTTCAACATCCAGACGTTCGGCAAGTCGAAGGCCTCGAAGCCGTACGTCATGCAGGCGCTCGCCCAGATCGTCCGCGGTTTCGACGTGATCGCGATCCAGGAGATCCGCACGCAAGACGATCGGTTCATCCCGAACTTCCTACGCGACTACGTCAACACCGGCGGCGCTGTCTACGACGCGAAGGTCAGCCCGCGGCTCGGTCGCACCTCAAGCACCGAGCAGTACGCGTTCATTTACAACACCGCGACGATCATGGCGCACCCAACGTTCTGCGCCGTCGTGCCCGATCCCGAAGACCGCCTCCACCGCGAGCCGTACGCGGCCCTCTTTCGCACGACAATCGTCGAACCGCACAAGCCGTTCACCTTCACGCTGATCAACACGCACACCGACCCGGATGAGATCCCCGAAGAACTCGACGCCCTGTACTACGTGTACCGCCAGGTGCAGCGCTCGGCGATCGGCCAGGCGACCGAGGACGACGTGATTCTGTTGGGCGATCTGAACACCAAGGTGCCCGCTTCTTCGCCGCACAAGCCGAACCCTTCGGCACGGCCACTCACGCCGAAGGACCTCGGCCTCCTATCGCAGGTGCCCGGCGTCTCGCCCCTTATCCGGCAGCAGGCGACCAACACGCACGGCACCCGCTTGCACGACAACATCCTGATCCCCAGCCTCGCCACGGTCGAGTTCACGGGCCGCTACGGCGTGCTCGATATGCGGACCCAACTCGGCTACTCGCTCACGAAAGAGCAAGCCCTGATGATCTCGGATCATCAGCCCGTGTGGGGCGAGTTCAGCGCCATCGAAGGGGGCGGCTACCGCACCGCCGCCCGGCGCTAG
- a CDS encoding cellulose synthase subunit BcsC: MDLPAPIKERPPLAGELAGRRVRLIGRFASVPRQEAAAAVERRGGQIDEASPDWIVLGEGSSASDHQLAATAAAESHAECLDECELWRRLGLVDDQQGVSRLYSPAMLGELVGAPLEAIRRWTRRGTLRPVRWVNQLAYFDFAEARIAQLLAEAFRQRPSLPAIDRVVDRLSASHPGLERPLAELPLIAVEGELLLRSADALAEVSGQRCFDFEAPSDSEAADDAPTVLSLASVVAPQRTSLRERAWELCDSGRLDEAIEAWRLVMLESYPTADDQFTLAEWLYQQGEHQAARERYYSVLELDGEHLEARVNLGCVLVDLGEFELALASLNGALEQHEGFADAHYHLARAYQSRGESEAAEPHWRRFLEIAPESPWAVEARERLGLHPTP, encoded by the coding sequence ATGGACCTCCCCGCCCCGATCAAAGAACGCCCCCCCCTCGCCGGTGAACTGGCGGGGCGGCGCGTCCGTTTGATCGGGCGCTTCGCCAGTGTCCCCCGTCAGGAGGCGGCCGCCGCTGTCGAAAGACGGGGTGGCCAGATCGACGAGGCGAGCCCCGACTGGATCGTTCTGGGCGAAGGCTCCAGCGCATCCGATCACCAGCTGGCCGCCACCGCGGCCGCTGAATCACACGCCGAGTGCCTCGACGAGTGCGAGCTGTGGCGACGCCTCGGCTTGGTGGACGACCAGCAGGGCGTGAGCCGGCTCTATTCGCCCGCGATGCTCGGCGAGCTGGTCGGGGCGCCGCTAGAAGCGATCCGCCGCTGGACACGTCGCGGAACCCTGCGCCCGGTGCGGTGGGTCAATCAACTCGCGTATTTCGACTTCGCCGAAGCGCGAATCGCCCAATTGCTGGCGGAGGCTTTCCGGCAGCGTCCCTCGTTACCTGCGATCGACCGAGTGGTTGACCGGCTCAGCGCTTCGCACCCTGGACTCGAACGCCCGCTGGCCGAGCTGCCGCTGATCGCCGTGGAAGGAGAGTTGCTACTGCGGAGCGCGGACGCCCTCGCGGAGGTCTCGGGTCAGCGGTGCTTCGATTTCGAGGCCCCGAGCGATTCGGAAGCAGCGGACGACGCCCCCACGGTCCTCAGCCTGGCGTCGGTTGTGGCGCCGCAGCGAACCTCGCTGCGAGAACGCGCCTGGGAGCTTTGCGATTCGGGGCGGCTCGACGAGGCGATCGAGGCGTGGCGGCTCGTGATGCTCGAGTCTTACCCGACCGCCGACGACCAGTTCACCCTCGCCGAATGGCTCTACCAGCAGGGGGAGCACCAGGCCGCCCGCGAGCGGTACTACAGCGTGCTCGAACTCGACGGAGAGCATCTTGAAGCGCGGGTGAATCTGGGGTGCGTGCTGGTCGATCTGGGGGAGTTTGAGTTGGCGCTCGCGTCACTCAACGGCGCCCTGGAGCAGCACGAGGGCTTCGCCGACGCCCACTACCACCTCGCCCGAGCGTACCAGAGCCGAGGGGAGTCCGAGGCCGCTGAGCCGCACTGGCGGCGTTTCCTGGAGATCGCCCCCGAGAGCCCCTGGGCGGTCGAGGCGCGGGAGCGGCTCGGCCTCCACCCGACCCCCTGA
- a CDS encoding hypothetical protein (YTV) has translation MKTARLALACLFAVTPSMSAAQEGAACDTCATACEYTCQTIYEERQSTCYRPVCETVYEDREVTRQVPVYETQQRERRYKVMRPVQETSVREEKYCVQRPVYETQYRDASYNRVRNITETSYRDECYTVQRPVYETREREERYCVQRPVCETVMQDRCRTVMRPVTTYRPQVIDQGCYVNQVAVSPGQSSWPSLRWMPAQQTVDPLTGQVQSVRPGLSWVTTQKPPTQTVQRVWKPNLVTVQTPVTSYAPQRVAEKVPVQVTRMVTEQRVRKVPVQVCRMVTEQRSRKVPVQTCRQVVERVERKVPVRVCRMVTEQRVRRVPVTTCRMVAEERVEPYQVRVCKLVDKVEKVRVAKQVTRMEPYTYTYKVPRTVMVRRPVMETCSTCG, from the coding sequence ATGAAGACCGCCCGCCTCGCGTTGGCATGCCTGTTCGCCGTAACGCCCTCGATGTCGGCCGCCCAAGAGGGCGCCGCTTGTGACACTTGCGCGACGGCGTGCGAGTACACGTGCCAGACGATCTACGAAGAGCGTCAGTCGACCTGCTACCGCCCGGTTTGCGAAACGGTCTACGAGGACCGCGAGGTCACGCGACAGGTGCCGGTCTACGAGACCCAGCAGCGGGAGCGTCGGTACAAAGTGATGCGGCCGGTCCAGGAGACCTCGGTCCGTGAAGAGAAGTACTGCGTGCAGCGACCCGTCTACGAAACCCAGTACCGCGACGCCAGCTACAACCGCGTCCGCAACATCACCGAGACCTCTTACCGAGATGAGTGCTACACCGTTCAGCGCCCCGTGTACGAGACCCGTGAGCGCGAAGAGCGTTACTGCGTGCAGCGCCCCGTGTGCGAGACCGTGATGCAAGATCGCTGCCGCACCGTGATGCGTCCCGTCACGACCTACCGGCCCCAGGTGATCGACCAGGGGTGCTACGTGAACCAGGTCGCTGTCAGCCCCGGCCAATCGAGCTGGCCCAGCCTCCGCTGGATGCCGGCGCAGCAGACCGTCGATCCGCTGACAGGTCAGGTCCAGTCGGTCCGCCCCGGCCTGTCGTGGGTGACGACCCAGAAGCCGCCGACCCAGACGGTCCAGCGTGTCTGGAAGCCAAATCTCGTGACGGTGCAGACGCCCGTCACCAGTTACGCCCCGCAACGCGTTGCCGAGAAGGTGCCCGTTCAGGTGACCCGGATGGTGACCGAGCAACGTGTCCGCAAGGTGCCGGTGCAGGTCTGTCGGATGGTGACCGAGCAACGGAGCCGCAAGGTGCCCGTCCAGACGTGCCGCCAGGTGGTCGAGCGGGTCGAGCGGAAGGTGCCGGTCCGCGTCTGCCGGATGGTGACCGAACAACGCGTCCGCCGGGTGCCGGTGACGACTTGCCGCATGGTCGCCGAGGAGCGAGTCGAACCGTACCAGGTGCGAGTTTGCAAGCTTGTCGATAAGGTCGAGAAGGTCCGCGTTGCGAAGCAGGTCACTCGGATGGAGCCTTACACGTACACCTACAAGGTTCCCCGCACCGTCATGGTCCGCCGTCCCGTGATGGAGACTTGCAGCACTTGCGGCTGA
- the lplA gene encoding putative lipoate-protein ligase A — protein sequence MRLHDLTLPDPARNLAFDEALLALPGAGEALRLWEADRASVVLGRSSRRAEEVNLAACREREVPVLRRVSGGATIVTGPGCLMYAVVLDARRRPELLDLGAAHRFVLGRMVEALRPLTPTVVIAGTSDLVVDEAGVLKKFSGNSLRRVRDRLLYHGTLLYDFDLGLISTLLNTAPRQPEYRSSREHDAFVTNLAVDRDQLESAVQEAWGAHPAEADTELLNTTERLAKTKYRLAEWNESR from the coding sequence ATGCGCCTCCACGACCTCACGCTCCCAGATCCCGCCCGGAACCTCGCGTTCGACGAGGCCTTACTCGCTCTGCCCGGCGCCGGCGAGGCGTTGCGGCTCTGGGAAGCGGACCGCGCGTCGGTCGTGCTCGGCCGTTCGTCGCGGCGGGCCGAGGAGGTGAACCTCGCCGCCTGCCGCGAACGCGAAGTTCCCGTGCTGCGCCGCGTGAGCGGCGGGGCGACGATCGTCACCGGCCCGGGCTGCCTGATGTACGCCGTGGTGCTCGACGCCCGACGGCGTCCCGAGCTGCTCGATCTGGGCGCGGCGCACCGGTTCGTGCTCGGGCGGATGGTCGAAGCCCTACGCCCCCTAACGCCAACCGTCGTCATCGCCGGCACGAGCGACCTCGTCGTCGATGAGGCGGGCGTGCTCAAGAAGTTCTCCGGCAATAGCCTCCGTCGTGTCCGTGACCGGCTGCTGTACCACGGCACCCTGCTGTACGACTTTGACCTGGGGCTGATCTCGACCCTGCTGAACACGGCGCCACGACAACCGGAGTATCGATCCTCGCGTGAGCACGACGCCTTCGTGACGAACCTCGCCGTTGATCGAGACCAACTAGAATCAGCGGTCCAAGAGGCCTGGGGCGCCCACCCGGCCGAAGCCGACACCGAACTGCTCAATACAACGGAACGCCTCGCGAAAACAAAGTACCGACTAGCCGAATGGAACGAGTCACGATGA
- a CDS encoding NUDIX domain protein, whose amino-acid sequence MTDRQTLLDLLTQYAVAHPEERAMADRIAALAGAHEDCFERTCRPGHLTGSAWVVSADRERHLLLHHGKLDKWLQPGGHADGQTDLATVARREVEEETGLRELELISDSHGLAPLDVDVHDIPERRDAAGNVKETAHEHHDVRYLFLVTGDETLTLSEESHELRWCRPDEVRTLTQEESVLRLLNKAKKRLEGPN is encoded by the coding sequence ATGACGGACCGCCAAACACTGCTCGACCTGCTCACCCAGTACGCGGTCGCCCACCCCGAAGAGCGGGCCATGGCCGATCGCATCGCCGCACTCGCGGGCGCCCACGAGGACTGCTTCGAGCGGACCTGCCGCCCGGGGCATCTGACCGGCTCGGCATGGGTCGTCTCGGCGGACAGGGAACGGCACCTGCTGCTGCACCACGGCAAGCTCGACAAGTGGCTCCAGCCAGGGGGCCACGCCGACGGGCAGACCGATCTCGCCACGGTCGCCAGGCGGGAGGTCGAGGAGGAGACCGGACTCCGTGAGCTCGAATTGATCTCTGATTCCCACGGATTGGCCCCGCTGGACGTCGATGTCCATGACATCCCCGAACGCCGCGACGCGGCGGGGAACGTGAAGGAGACCGCCCACGAGCACCACGACGTACGCTACCTTTTCCTCGTCACGGGGGACGAAACTCTCACGCTGAGTGAGGAATCCCACGAATTGCGATGGTGTCGCCCGGACGAGGTGCGCACCCTGACCCAGGAGGAAAGCGTTCTCCGCTTGCTCAATAAAGCGAAGAAGCGTCTCGAAGGACCGAACTAG